The following coding sequences are from one Gossypium hirsutum isolate 1008001.06 chromosome A12, Gossypium_hirsutum_v2.1, whole genome shotgun sequence window:
- the LOC121203355 gene encoding probable LRR receptor-like serine/threonine-protein kinase At3g47570 isoform X2 produces the protein MTQLIVLSIEDNLLQGNIPVTMGNFIHLEQLDLSQNRLNATIPKEVFGLCSSIIAVSFASNGLTGTLPSEVGNCKNLILLDVSNNNLYGEIPSSLENCLMLELLSLQGNSFNGTIPSSFKRLRSIQVLDLSNNDFSGRIPMFLAEVPLVTDLNLSFNMFEGEVPMNGVFGNISAFSVIGNKKLCGGIKPLRLPVCPRETETKGKNFPHKVIIATSVILFVVLFSICLFVIKQRANWSRKKEGIASPLDKKHPKLSYAELLHATDGFSSANLIGKGRYGSVYKGTLTSDCQKPIAVKVLDLQQRGAERTFKSECQVLKNLKHRNLVKVITSCSSIDFQGNDFKALVFEFMPNGSLETWLHPSSTELNHSTRLNLTHRLNIAIDVALALSSFPIRQSGRPL, from the coding sequence ATGACCCAACTAATTGTTCTTAGCATTGAGGATAATTTGTTACAAGGAAACATACCTGTAACAATGGGTAACTTCATTCACTTGGAACAACTGGATCTATCTCAGAATCGTCTTAACGCCACAATACCGAAGGAAGTTTTTGGTCTCTGTTCGTCCATTATAGCCGTTAGCTTTGCTTCAAATGGTTTAACAGGGACTTTACCATCAGAGGTTGGAAACTGCAAAAATCTCATCTTGTTGGATGTATCAAACAATAATCTTTATGGGGAAATTCCTAGCTCGCTCGAGAATTGCTTGATGCTCGAGTTGCTTTCTCTGCAAGGAAACTCTTTTAATGGAACCATTCCTTCTTCATTCAAAAGATTAAGAAGCATACAAGTTCTTGATCTTTCGAATAATGATTTTTCAGGGCGAATACCAATGTTTCTAGCCGAAGTCCCTCTTGTCACTGATCTCAACCTGTCTTTCAATATGTTCGAAGGTGAAGTGCCCATGAATGGAGTGTTTGGCAACATAAGTGCATTCTCGGTTATTGGGAACAAGAAGTTATGCGGAGGAATTAAGCCGCTCCGGTTGCCTGTTTGTCCTAGGGAAACCGAAACGAAAGGGAAGAACTTCCCACATAAGGTGATAATTGCAACCAGTGTCATACTCTTCGTCGTTTTGTTCTCGATATGTCTCTTCGTGATCAAACAACGGGCTAACTGGTCACGAAAGAAAGAGGGCATTGCCTCCCCGTTGGATAAGAAACACCCGAAACTTTCCTACGCCGAACTCCTTCATGCGACCGATGGTTTCTCTTCGGCCAACTTAATCGGCAAGGGAAGATATGGTTCGGTCTATAAAGGTACTCTAACTTCCGACTGTCAAAAACCTATCGCTGTGAAAGTACTCGATCTCCAACAACGTGGTGCCGAACGGACTTTCAAGTCCGAATGCCAAGTCCTTAAGAACCTTAAACATCGTAATCTTGTCAAGGTCATTACTTCTTGCTCAAGCATCGATTTTCAAGGCAACGATTTTAAAGCTTTGGTGTTCGAGTTCATGCCAAATGGGAGCTTAGAAACCTGGTTACATCCAAGTTCAACTGAGTTAAACCATTCAACGAGGCTAAATCTAACTCATAGACTCAACATCGCCATTGATGTTGCTTTAGCATTATCTTCATTCCCAATTCGGCAATCCGGTCGTCCATTGTGA
- the LOC121203355 gene encoding putative receptor-like protein kinase At3g47110 isoform X1: protein MSNLLCFSLFLFSILSAATSRSINETETQALLAIKARILIDPYEVFVSWNGSRHFCDWPGVTCGRRHRRVTALRLPSLNLVGDLSPCIAYLTFLKVINVGNNSFRGPIPLEVTQLHRLEELVLANNSFHGELPRHLARCSNLKFVNLNGNALGGEIHAELGSLSKLRMLQLAMNNFIGTIPPSIGNISSLQYLSLMQNQLEGRIPIELGHLSNLRFLQLASNKFSGTVPKELYNISSIFSFGLADNQLQGQVPPYISLSLPNLRFIYLGKNKFSGPIPTSIANATGLIQLDMGSNELSGPIPNLGSLQNLQALNFGDNFLDSSNDLSFLSSLTNCTNLSLLWLYKNNLTGVLPDSIGNLSTNLNQFRIETNFISGAIPKGIGNLAGLEYLGLFENMFTSTIPDSIGKMS from the coding sequence ATGTCAAACCTGTTatgtttttctcttttcctcttttCCATTCTGAGTGCAGCCACTTCTCGGTCCATAAACGAGACCGAAACACAAGCGTTGCTTGCAATCAAGGCTCGAATACTCATTGATCCTTACGAGGTCTTTGTTTCTTGGAATGGTTCTCGACATTTTTGCGACTGGCCAGGAGTAACTTGTGGTAGACGGCATCGACGTGTGACCGCCTTGCGTCTACCGTCACTCAATTTGGTAGGCGATCTATCTCCTTGCATAGCCTATCTTACGTTCCTTAAAGTGATCAACGTCGGGAACAATAGTTTCCGTGGTCCGATCCCTCTAGAAGTTACTCAATTGCATCGTTTAGAGGAATTGGTTCTTGCCAACAACTCTTTCCATGGTGAACTTCCAAGGCACCTTGCTCGTTGTTCGAACCtaaaatttgtcaacttaaaCGGAAACGCTCTCGGAGGGGAAATACACGCTGAGCTCGGTTCTTTGTCGAAGCTCCGTATGCTTCAACTAGCCATGAATAACTTCATAGGAACAATTCCACCTTCAATAGGGAACATCTCTTCCCTTCAGTATCTTTCGTTAATGCAGAACCAGCTTGAAGGACGCATACCGATTGAGCTCGGTCATCTCTCGAACTTGCGATTTCTTCAATTAGCTTCAAATAAGTTCTCTGGTACAGTTCCTAAAGAACTATACAATATCTCGTCCATTTTTTCCTTTGGTTTAGCTGATAACCAGTTACAAGGCCAGGTCCCTCCTTATATAAGCTTGAGCCTCCCTAACCTTAGGTTCATTTACCTTGGGAAAAACAAGTTTTCAGGGCCAATTCCAACATCAATAGCCAATGCAACTGGGCTCATACAACTCGATATGGGTTCAAACGAGTTGTCTGGACCGATACCGAACTTGGGAAGCCTTCAGAATCTACAAGCATTGAATTTCGGCGACAACTTCCTTGATAGCTCCAATGATTTGAGTTTCCTCAGTTCATTGACTAATTGTACCAATCTCAGTCTCTTATGGTTATACAAAAATAACCTGACCGGTGTTTTGCCAGACTCGATCGGAAACCTCTCTACGAATCTCAATCAATTCCGGATAGAAACCAACTTCATTTCCGGTGCTATACCGAAAGGGATAGGAAACCTTGCAGGCTTGGAATACCTTGGATTGTTTGAAAACATGTTCACAAGCACCATCCCTGATTCTATAGGCAAAATGTCCTAG
- the LOC107930955 gene encoding mitochondrial import inner membrane translocase subunit TIM22-4: protein MAASNSENDLKTEVSSSHEAEQPQIQAIRMPSMEEIRAQEVWNNCAVRSVASGVMGGGLGFMMGMFLGALDNPVMQDQMSGKQQLLYNLKQMGSRSWSSAKTFAVMGVVFSAVECVVEKARAKHDTTNTVVAGCVTGGTMSAKAGPKAACVGCVGFAAFSVAIEKFFDRHT from the exons atggcggCGTCCAACTCTGAAAACGATTTAAAAACCGAAGTTTCAAGCTCACATGAAGCAGAACAGCCTCAGATTCAAGCTATTCGAATGCCAAGCATGGAGGAAATCCGTGCCCAAGAAGTTTGGAATAACTGTGCCGTTCGTAGTGTCGCCAGTGGAGTAATGG GTGGCGGGCTTGGATTCATGATGGGTATGTTTTTGGGTGCATTGGATAATCCTGTAATGCAAGATCAAATGAGTGGAAAGCAACAATTACTCTATAATTTGAAGCAAATGGGTTCAAGAAGCTGGAGTTCTGCAAAAACATTTGCAGTTATGGGTGTAGTGTTTTCTGCTGTTGAATGTGTTGTTGAGAAG GCTCGGGCGAAACATGACACGACGAATACCGTTGTTGCTGGTTGTGTAACAGGGGGAACTATGTCGGCAAAAG CTGGTCCGAAAGCTGCATGCGTCGGTTGTGTGGGTTTTGCTGCATTCTCAGTTGCGATCGAGAAGTTTTTCGATAGACACACTTGA
- the LOC121211250 gene encoding uncharacterized protein At3g17950 — protein sequence MLDPASDMLPPPSSPTISSVSSSDLDTESTGSFFHDRSTTLGTLMGVSFPAIAFRAPSRHNHRETQLANSGSSTAKPKKRRALTAAFGSERSGRRRRKWWQICRDGDSKPASLGEFLEVERRFGDGAFYGATAELEGVMGTGHDENHEARNGRSLFADGRVLPPPSAAAAPPAGDDDDEKSTALCRFPVSLTGICSGGVG from the exons ATGCTAGATCCAGCCTCCGATATGCTTCCGCCGCCGTCTTCCCCCACCATCTCTTCCGTTTCCTCTTCTGATCTCGACACTGAG TCGACAGGTTCATTTTTCCATGATAGAAGCACTACATTGGGTACTCTAATGGGTGTGAGTTTTCCGGCCATTGCTTTCCGAGCACCGTCACGGCACAACCACCGCGAGACGCAACTCGCGAACTCCGGTTCTTCCACGGCGAAACCCAAGAAGAGGAGGGCGTTGACGGCGGCTTTCGGGTCGGAGCGTTCAGGTAGACGGCGGAGGAAGTGGTGGCAGATCTGCCGGGATGGGGATTCAAAGCCGGCTTCTCTGGGTGAGTTTCTGGAGGTTGAGCGGAGGTTCGGCGACGGAGCGTTTTACGGTGCGACGGCGGAACTGGAAGGAGTGATGGGGACGGGTCACGATGAGAATCACGAGGCGAGGAATGGACGGTCGTTGTTTGCTGATGGAAGGGTATTGCCTCCTCCTTCGGCGGCGGCAGCTCCTCCGGCCGGTGATGACGACGACGAGAAATCGACGGCTCTTTGTAGATTCCCGGTGTCGCTCACGGGGATATGTAGCGGCGGCGTTGGATAA
- the LOC107931004 gene encoding dirigent protein 16: protein MVMKQSPLFITLLIATVYMVSCMAAVNPATATGEEPILEFYMHDILGGGSPTARPITGLLGNIYGGQVPFAKPVGFLPPDGAVPIPNANGAIPTVNGVTGLPLGTGLAGTAFAGNPNQNGQPQFPVGPDGLGLGFGTITVIDDVLTVSPDLGSQVIGKAQGVYVASSADGTTQMMAFAAMIEGGEYNDNLNFYGVYKIGSAVSQVSVIGGTGKFKNACGIAEVRPLIPPGQHVTDGVETLLRVTVHLKY from the coding sequence ATGGTGATGAAACAATCTCCACTTTTCATTACATTACTTATTGCTACCGTCTACATGGTGAGTTGCATGGCTGCTGTAAACCCAGCAACAGCAACAGGTGAAGAACCAATTCTTGAGTTCTACATGCATGATATTTTAGGTGGTGGTAGCCCCACAGCTAGGCCAATCACTGGTTTACTTGGCAACATTTATGGCGGTCAAGTCCCTTTTGCTAAGCCAGTTGGGTTCTTACCACCCGACGGTGCCGTCCCGATCCCCAACGCAAATGGTGCTATCCCAACCGTTAATGGTGTCACTGGTCTCCCGTTGGGGACCGGTTTAGCCGGGACGGCTTTTGCGGGAAACCCTAACCAGAATGGTCAGCCTCAATTCCCTGTAGGACCAGATGGGTTAGGATTAGGGTTCGGGACGATTACCGTCATCGACGATGTGTTAACCGTTAGCCCTGACTTGGGGTCTCAAGTAATAGGGAAAGCTCAAGGGGTTTATGTGGCAAGCTCAGCTGATGGGACAACACAAATGATGGCGTTCGCGGCGATGATCGAAGGTGGTGAATATAACGATAACCTTAACTTTTACGGTGTGTACAAGATCGGGAGCGCCGTGTCGCAAGTGTCAGTGATTGGTGGGACCGGGAAGTTTAAGAATGCTTGTGGTATTGCTGAGGTCCGACCACTTATACCACCTGGGCAACATGTTACTGATGGTGTTGAAACATTGTTGAGGGTCACTGTCCATCTTAAATACTAG
- the LOC107931007 gene encoding uncharacterized protein, giving the protein MGNAVSCTPSIISGGGAVKVVFPNGNIQMYTKSVKAADLMVENPGQFVCDSGGLKVGFRVHGLTADEELERRRLYFLLPMELLYSVLTEEEMSCLSCKADKALKHASFNIGKILPVFNEFCIFPFEAKSPPQNAVNDGAKDSVVVRFSKQRSWKPALETIVES; this is encoded by the coding sequence aTGGGGAATGCAGTTTCTTGTACGCCGTCGATCATCTCCGGCGGTGGAGCAGTGAAAGTGGTGTTTCCAAATGGGAACATTCAGATGTATACGAAATCAGTCAAAGCGGCGGATCTAATGGTGGAGAATCCGGGTCAGTTCGTGTGCGATTCCGGCGGTTTAAAAGTGGGTTTTCGGGTTCATGGGCTGACGGCAGATGAAGAGTTGGAACGGCGGCGACTTTATTTCCTTCTTCCCATGGAATTGCTTTACTCGGTGCTGACGGAAGAGGAAATGAGTTGCCTCAGTTGTAAGGCAGATAAGGCGTTGAAACATGCGAGCTTTAATATTGGGAAGATTTTACCTGTTTTTAATGAGTTTTGCATTTTCCCGTTTGAAGCTAAGTCCCCGCCGCAAAACGCCGTGAACGACGGTGCGAAAGATTCCGTCGTGGTGAGGTTTTCGAAGCAGAGATCGTGGAAACCGGCGTTGGAGACCATTGTTGAAAGTTGA
- the LOC107930967 gene encoding DNA-directed RNA polymerase III subunit RPC10, which yields MEFCPSCGNMLQYELPHMGRPSGFFCPTCPYVCHLENKVKIKGRQHLVKKEIEPVFNKEDMKMGGSETDATCPSCSHGRALFSQVQIRSADEPATTFYQCLKCEKMWRED from the exons ATGGAGTTTTGCCCAAGTTGTGGGAACATGTTACAGTATGAGTTGCCGCATATGGGTCGGCCTTCGGGGTTCTTTTGCCCGACTTGTCCTTACGTTTGTCACCTTGAgaacaag GTTAAAATAAAGGGAAGGCAGCATCTTGTTAAGAAAGAAATAGAACCCGTTTTCAACAAAGAAGATATGAAAATGGGCGGGTCTGAGACTGATg CAACATGCCCTTCTTGTAGCCATGGGAGGGCGCTTTTCTCACAGGTGCAGATCCGGTCAGCTGATGAGCCGGCAACAACATTCTATCAGTGCTTGAAATGCGAAAAGATGTGGCGTGAGGATTGA